The DNA sequence TGATTTTGCCATGCGTCACGAGCTCCTGGTTCTGGCCTGGGTTGGTCTGGCGACAGCAGTTATAGCTTCAGCGGTTAAAGCCCGTCTTTCTCCGGTAAAACAGATTGATAACCAGACCGCAGTTGCTCTGATCAATAAACAGGATGCGGTTGTCGTTGATGTTCGTACACAGGACGAGTTTGCCCGTGGTCACATCGCCGGTTCTCATCATATGCCATTGGCACAGATTGAGCAGGGCAACACCACTGAAATTGATAAGCATAAAGAAAAGCCGGTCATCGTAGTCTGTGAAACGGGTGCCCGTGCTGAAACAGCCGGTTCCAAACTGGTAAAAGCCGGTTTCCAGCAAGTTTATTTGTTACGTGGTGGTCTGACTCAATGGCGTTCCAGTAACTTACCGGTCACGAAAAAACGTTAATCTAACTTTGCACTAGCCGCCATAAGGCAATTCTAATAAAGGGCATTAAAATGACAGAAGCAGCAAATAGCACCCCGGCACAGCCAGAATTCCAGATCCAGCGTATCTATGTAAAAGATGTTTCTTTTGAAGCACCGAACACTCCGGTCGTTTTCCAGAAAGAGTGGCAGCCGGAAATCAAACTGGATATGGACACTCAGACTCAGGTTCTGGGTCAGGATGTATACGAAGTGGCTCTGACACTGACTGTAACCTGCAAACTGGGTGAAGAGACCGCTTTCCTGTGTGAAGTGAAACAAGCCGGTATTTTCACTGCTGCGAATCTAGATGCACAAAATCTGGCGCATTGCCTGGGCGCATTCTGCCCGAATATTCTGTTCCCTTATGCTCGTGAAACTGTTGCTGGTCTGGTCAGTCGTGGTTCATTCCCGCAACTGAATCTGGCACCGGTTAACTTTGATGCGTTGTTCGCTTCTCATATTGCACAGCTGGAAGCAGAGCAGGCGAAAGCAGGCGTTCAGTAATGGATTCAGCAGTAGCACTAAGTGTTCTGGGGGCGGGGTCTTATGGCACCGCCCTTGCCATTTCTCTGGCCCGTCAAGGCCAGCCGGTACTGCTCTGGGGACATGATCCACAGCAGGTTGCCCGTTTACAGCAGGATCGCTGTAATCAGGAATTTCTGCCAGACGTACCATTCCCTGATTCACTGCAAATGACCGATGATCTGGCGTATGCCGTTTCTGCCAGCCGTGATTTGCTGGTGGTGGTTCCAAGTCATGTGTTTGGTGAAGTACTGCTCCGTATCAAACCTTTTATGCGTCCGGATACCCGTGTGGCATGGGCGACAAAAGGGCTGGAACCGGAACATGGCCGTTTGCTGGGTGACGTCGCGAAAGAGATTTTAGGCGAGCAGATCCCGCTGGCGGTTTTATCCGGTCCGACCTTTGCCCGTGAACTGGCAGCCGGCATGCCGACAGCCATCGCCATTGCGGGTACCGATGAGCAATTCACCAGCGATATGTCAGCACTGATGCACTGTGGTAAATCGCTCCGCGTTTATACCAATCCGGATTTTATTGGTCTGCAAATCGGTGGCGCAGTAAAAAACGTCATCGCGATCGGGGCCGGACTTTCGGATGGTCTGGGTTTTGGTGCCAATGCCAGAACCGCGCTGATCACACGTGGATTGGTTGAGCTGCAGCGTCTTGGTTTATCTCTCGGTGCGGATGCTAAAACCTTCATGGGAATGGCGGGACTGGGTGATCTGGTGCTGACCTGTACCGATAACCAATCGCGTAACCGGCGGTTCGGTCTTGCCTTGGGGCAGGGGAAAACCGTTGAGCAGGCGATGACGGAAATTGGTCAGGTAGTTGAAGGTTACCGTAATACCAAGGAAGTCCATGTGCTGGCGGCTCGTCAGAACGTGGAAATGCCTATCTGTGAACAGATTTATCAGATCCTGTATCAGGGTAAATCGGCACAGGACGCAGCCCTGGCATTACTGGGCCGGGATCAGAAAGGCGAATAATCGCTATCTGCCGGATAAAAATAACGCCAGCTATTGCTGGCGTTGTTGTATCTGAACCGGAACCGCAGCGATCTTAATAGAAAGAATGCTCACCACGGGCATGTTCAGTAGCATCTTTCGCGCCGGTCAGTTCACCGGGGAAAAGCTCCAGTAACTGCTTTTCAATGCCTTCTTTCAGCGTCACGTCCACCATGGAACAACCGTTACAACCGCCGCCAAATTGCAGGATTGCTACGCCGTCATCCGTGATCTCAGTCAGTGTCACCCGGCCGCCATGTGCTGCCAGAGATGGATTAACCTGAGACTGCAGGACATATTCGACCCGCTCAGCCAGTGATGCATTGTCATCCACCTTCCGCATTTTGGCGTTTGGTGCTTTCAGCGTGAGTTGCGAACCCATTTGATCACTGATGAAGTCAATCGCGGCTTCTTCCAGAAATGGTGCGCTATTCGGGTCAATAATGGCATCAAAACCATCAAATGGCTGGCGACTGTCTTCCGGTTCAACCGCATCCGGCGGACAGTAAGAGACGCCACACTCCGCATTCGGGGTGCCCGGATTCATAACAAATACGCGGATGTTGGTGTTTTCCGCCTGCTTTTCCAGCAGTTTACGGAAATGAGCCTGAGCGCTTTCGGAGATCGTGATCATCGCCATCCTCTAATCCTGACTAAATAACTAGGGTATTATCATACGCCGCAATGCGTATACCTAACAACACTTATTCATCGTGCAGCTGTGTTCTGCAGATTGCCCAGACATCGACCCGCTGGCAACCACTTTCTTTCAAAAGCCGTACCAATGTTGTGGCAGTTACCCCGGTGGTCACCACGTCATCCAGCACTGCCACATGCCGGTAGGTATGCGGATTAACTATAAATGCATTACTCAGGTTTGTCTGGCGTAATTCTCTGGATAATCCGGCCTGTACTTTGGTTGCCCGTGATCGTTTCAGTAAGCGGTTATCACAAGGGATACAGAGCCGTTTCGAGATAGGGCGGGCCAGTTCCTGTGCCTGATTATAGTTACGTTGCCATTGGCGCCGCCAGTGCAGCGGCACCGGCAGGATGACCTCAGGTTTGGGCTCATCCGGCGGGTAAAGTTCAGCCAGCATCCGGCCGAACAGCGCAGCGGGGAGTGTTTTATGCTGATATTTCAGCTGATGAATCAAGCCGGTTAGCGGGAACTGATAGTCAGCCAGAATATGCAGAAAATCCCACTCCGGCGGCTGTAGCAGGCAGTGCCCGCAAATATCCTCTTTGCCTGCCATGGGGGAGCCGCATAACCGGCAGTGGTGATCCAGTAACGGCAGCTCTTCCGCGCAGTGATGACAAAGCAAAGGCTGGTGGGTGGGTTGACGGCAAAACAGGCAAATGCCCTGACAGGCAGGGTAAAGGGCTGATGAGAATATACGGTACAGCGCGGAGAACATAGGTCTGCAGAATGGAAAGAAATGGTGCCATCACTGTAATAAAAAGGGCGCCCTGAGGCGCCCTGACAGATCTTTGAGAAAATTAATTGTTGTACGCACGTTCGCCGTGAGAAGTCAGATCCAGACCTTCGCGTTCTGCTTCTACCGGTACACGCAGGCCTACCAGTTTATCGATGATGAAGTAACCAACGATAGAAACCAGACCAGACCAGATGATAGTGGTGATGACACCAATCGCCTGAATTTTAACCTGGCCAGCGATGGAGTAGTCAGGAGCTACGGCGTTAGCAACGTAATCCCATACACCTGTACCACCCAGATCCGGAGAGGCAAATACGCCGGTCAGGATGGCACCGAGGATACCGCCGATACCATGCACACCGAATACGTCCAGTGAGTCATCCACATTCAGCATGCGTTTCAGACCATGTACACCCCACAGACAGATTACGCCTGCCAGACCACCAATCACGATACCGCCCATGACACCGACAAAACCTGCTGCCGGAGTGATGGCTACCAGACCTGCTACCGCGCCGGAAGCGGCACCCAGCATAGATGGTTTACCTTTCAGTGCCCATTCAGCAAAAGTCCAGGTCAGGGTTGCGGCTGCAGTTGCTGCCCAGGTGTTAACCAGAGCCAGAGCTGCAATACCGTTCGCTTCCAGAGAGGAACCGGCGTTGAAACCGAACCAGCCGAACCACAGTAAAGATGCACCAATCATCGTCATGGTCAGGCTGTGCGGCGCCATGGACTCACGACCGAAACCAACACGTTTACCGATAAAGTAAGCACCAACCAGACCC is a window from the Tolumonas auensis DSM 9187 genome containing:
- a CDS encoding rhodanese-like domain-containing protein encodes the protein MQEYIDFAMRHELLVLAWVGLATAVIASAVKARLSPVKQIDNQTAVALINKQDAVVVDVRTQDEFARGHIAGSHHMPLAQIEQGNTTEIDKHKEKPVIVVCETGARAETAGSKLVKAGFQQVYLLRGGLTQWRSSNLPVTKKR
- the secB gene encoding protein-export chaperone SecB, whose amino-acid sequence is MTEAANSTPAQPEFQIQRIYVKDVSFEAPNTPVVFQKEWQPEIKLDMDTQTQVLGQDVYEVALTLTVTCKLGEETAFLCEVKQAGIFTAANLDAQNLAHCLGAFCPNILFPYARETVAGLVSRGSFPQLNLAPVNFDALFASHIAQLEAEQAKAGVQ
- the gpsA gene encoding NAD(P)H-dependent glycerol-3-phosphate dehydrogenase; translated protein: MDSAVALSVLGAGSYGTALAISLARQGQPVLLWGHDPQQVARLQQDRCNQEFLPDVPFPDSLQMTDDLAYAVSASRDLLVVVPSHVFGEVLLRIKPFMRPDTRVAWATKGLEPEHGRLLGDVAKEILGEQIPLAVLSGPTFARELAAGMPTAIAIAGTDEQFTSDMSALMHCGKSLRVYTNPDFIGLQIGGAVKNVIAIGAGLSDGLGFGANARTALITRGLVELQRLGLSLGADAKTFMGMAGLGDLVLTCTDNQSRNRRFGLALGQGKTVEQAMTEIGQVVEGYRNTKEVHVLAARQNVEMPICEQIYQILYQGKSAQDAALALLGRDQKGE
- the nfuA gene encoding Fe-S biogenesis protein NfuA → MITISESAQAHFRKLLEKQAENTNIRVFVMNPGTPNAECGVSYCPPDAVEPEDSRQPFDGFDAIIDPNSAPFLEEAAIDFISDQMGSQLTLKAPNAKMRKVDDNASLAERVEYVLQSQVNPSLAAHGGRVTLTEITDDGVAILQFGGGCNGCSMVDVTLKEGIEKQLLELFPGELTGAKDATEHARGEHSFY
- a CDS encoding ComF family protein, whose translation is MFSALYRIFSSALYPACQGICLFCRQPTHQPLLCHHCAEELPLLDHHCRLCGSPMAGKEDICGHCLLQPPEWDFLHILADYQFPLTGLIHQLKYQHKTLPAALFGRMLAELYPPDEPKPEVILPVPLHWRRQWQRNYNQAQELARPISKRLCIPCDNRLLKRSRATKVQAGLSRELRQTNLSNAFIVNPHTYRHVAVLDDVVTTGVTATTLVRLLKESGCQRVDVWAICRTQLHDE